A region of Pyxidicoccus parkwaysis DNA encodes the following proteins:
- a CDS encoding phytoene/squalene synthase family protein — MELVEDGYRRAKEVTRHHAKSFFFASYLLFGQRRKAAFALYAFCRRLDDMVDGDGENVVPMDLSVRLAKARRMVAELYVPMPELASPELGPPAERLMSAEARSPWHPGEFAALKHTVRHYRIPEQPFQDLISGMEMDLTKNRYHTWEDLDLYCYRVAGVVGLMLTPVLGCSDVEAAQPAADLGRAMQLTNILRDVREDLERGRVYLPSEELAAFGLSEEDLRRGQVDEKWRAFMRFQVERARVYYARAAAGVHYLTGFGSQSMVRLMGAIYGDILRDIEARDYDVFSARAHVTTKRKLALATAAFVRPAAALPAPRGEVRVPLLPTGTEG; from the coding sequence ATGGAGCTGGTGGAGGACGGCTACCGGCGGGCGAAGGAGGTGACGCGCCACCACGCGAAGAGCTTCTTCTTCGCCTCGTACCTGTTGTTCGGCCAGCGGCGGAAGGCGGCCTTCGCGCTCTATGCGTTCTGCCGGCGGCTGGACGACATGGTGGACGGGGACGGGGAGAACGTCGTGCCGATGGATTTGTCGGTGCGGCTGGCGAAGGCGCGGCGGATGGTGGCGGAGCTGTACGTGCCCATGCCGGAGCTGGCATCGCCGGAGCTGGGCCCGCCGGCCGAGCGGCTGATGTCGGCCGAGGCTCGGTCGCCGTGGCACCCGGGCGAGTTCGCCGCTCTGAAGCACACGGTGCGCCACTACCGGATTCCGGAGCAGCCGTTCCAGGACCTCATCTCCGGCATGGAGATGGACCTGACGAAGAATCGCTACCACACGTGGGAGGACTTGGACCTCTACTGCTACCGCGTGGCCGGCGTGGTGGGGCTGATGCTGACGCCGGTGCTGGGCTGCTCGGACGTCGAGGCCGCGCAGCCGGCGGCGGACCTGGGCAGGGCGATGCAGCTCACCAACATCCTGCGCGACGTGCGTGAGGATTTGGAGCGAGGGCGCGTGTACCTGCCGTCCGAGGAGCTGGCCGCCTTCGGGCTGAGCGAAGAAGACCTGCGGCGCGGACAGGTGGATGAGAAGTGGCGGGCCTTCATGCGCTTCCAGGTGGAGCGAGCGCGCGTGTACTACGCGCGGGCCGCCGCAGGCGTGCACTACCTCACCGGCTTCGGCAGCCAGTCGATGGTGCGGCTGATGGGCGCCATCTACGGCGACATCCTGCGGGACATCGAAGCGCGCGACTACGACGTGTTCAGCGCGCGGGCCCACGTGACGACGAAGCGCAAGCTGGCGCTGGCCACGGCCGCCTTCGTGCGCCCGGCCGCGGCACTGCCCGCGCCTCGCGGAGAGGTGCGCGTGCCGCTGCTGCCAACGGGGACGGAAGGGTGA
- a CDS encoding lysophospholipid acyltransferase family protein has product MIREQKGGPFGWVLDQYITRKFRSAFRGLWVRGTLPTGDAGRLVYLNHCNWWDGFMLHQLSRAADWDAYCLMEEENLQRYRFLARIGAFSIRRKDAVSSVESLRYAKELLRRPRAALYVFPEGEHRPFGVFPLKLERGVELLAKVSKVECVPIGVRYAFFEHERPDVLLEVGTPHPPGPMSLFQDGLEAVVQRVAAATSLDGFTRKVAGARGVAERWDSARGLAP; this is encoded by the coding sequence GTGATTCGCGAGCAAAAAGGCGGCCCCTTCGGCTGGGTCCTGGACCAGTACATCACCCGGAAGTTCCGCTCGGCGTTCCGCGGGCTCTGGGTGCGCGGAACGCTGCCCACGGGCGATGCGGGCCGGCTCGTGTACCTGAACCACTGCAACTGGTGGGACGGCTTCATGCTGCACCAGCTCAGCCGCGCGGCGGACTGGGACGCCTATTGCCTCATGGAAGAGGAGAACCTTCAGCGCTACCGCTTCCTCGCGCGCATTGGCGCCTTCAGCATCCGCCGCAAGGATGCGGTGTCGTCGGTGGAGTCCCTGCGCTACGCGAAGGAACTGCTCCGCCGCCCGCGCGCCGCGCTGTATGTCTTTCCCGAGGGCGAGCACCGTCCTTTCGGCGTTTTCCCCCTGAAGCTGGAGCGGGGCGTAGAGCTGCTCGCGAAGGTGTCGAAGGTGGAGTGCGTGCCCATCGGCGTGCGCTATGCCTTCTTCGAGCACGAGCGCCCGGACGTGCTGCTGGAGGTCGGCACGCCGCACCCGCCGGGGCCCATGTCCCTCTTCCAGGACGGGCTGGAGGCGGTGGTGCAGCGCGTGGCGGCGGCGACGTCGCTGGACGGCTTCACGCGCAAGGTGGCCGGAGCGCGCGGCGTGGCGGAGCGCTGGGACTCGGCGCGAGGGCTGGCGCCATGA
- a CDS encoding phytoene desaturase family protein encodes MKRTRVAVVGGGIGGLTAAGLLAKEGYAVTLFEGSDSLGGKARAITVDGITLDTGPTLLTLPDLVRGTFKKLDALDLMPPLTELEPQCTYRFADGCGFTAYKNLERMAESAGEVRPGERRGVHGFYAEAEAIWRAAGEPYLEAPFEGMPGFMARVAKRGVGAVMAGMKLSTLNDLATKHFKTDHMQQYVGRFATYAGASPYEASAAFALIPHIEHAYGVHHARGGVGALVEALGQAVRRLGVTVHLKTRARFERMADGYRVGPQGDAELFDSVVVNADPLESLHRTDEPLALSGFVMLLEVDGRPHLPHHAVLFGGDYRREFDELFGGQLASDPTVYFCNPSATDTTMAPLGRTGLFVMVNAPALPVGQVEAERAARAWESGAERAKAQMFEKLFQHYPELRGRTRVIGQRTPVDLAAQGAPGGSIYGFLPHGKFGPFRRPRIRGGTPGLFFAGGGTHPGGGVPLVMLSGRFAAELALEHLRGDA; translated from the coding sequence ATGAAACGCACCCGCGTCGCGGTGGTGGGTGGGGGCATCGGCGGCCTCACGGCGGCCGGGCTGCTGGCGAAGGAAGGGTATGCGGTGACGCTCTTCGAGGGGAGCGACTCGCTGGGCGGCAAGGCCCGCGCCATCACCGTGGACGGCATCACCCTGGACACCGGCCCCACGCTGCTGACGCTGCCTGACTTGGTGCGCGGCACGTTCAAGAAGCTGGACGCGCTCGACTTGATGCCTCCGCTCACGGAGCTGGAGCCGCAGTGTACGTACCGTTTCGCGGACGGGTGCGGCTTCACGGCGTACAAGAACCTGGAGCGCATGGCGGAGAGCGCCGGTGAGGTGAGGCCTGGCGAGCGGCGCGGCGTGCACGGCTTCTACGCGGAGGCGGAGGCCATCTGGCGCGCGGCGGGGGAGCCGTACCTGGAGGCTCCCTTCGAGGGCATGCCGGGCTTCATGGCGCGCGTGGCGAAGCGCGGCGTGGGCGCCGTCATGGCGGGGATGAAGCTCAGCACGCTGAATGACCTGGCGACGAAGCACTTCAAGACGGACCACATGCAGCAGTACGTGGGCCGCTTCGCCACCTACGCGGGCGCGTCTCCGTACGAGGCGAGCGCGGCCTTCGCGCTGATTCCGCACATCGAGCATGCCTACGGTGTGCACCATGCGCGCGGCGGCGTGGGCGCGCTGGTGGAGGCGCTGGGGCAGGCGGTGCGGCGGCTCGGCGTGACGGTGCACCTGAAGACGCGCGCCCGCTTCGAGCGCATGGCGGATGGCTACCGCGTGGGGCCCCAGGGGGATGCGGAGCTGTTTGACAGCGTGGTGGTGAATGCGGACCCGCTGGAGTCGCTGCACCGGACGGACGAGCCGCTCGCGCTGTCGGGCTTCGTGATGCTGCTGGAGGTGGATGGGCGTCCGCACCTGCCGCATCACGCGGTGCTCTTCGGTGGGGACTACCGGCGTGAATTCGATGAGCTGTTCGGTGGGCAGCTCGCGTCGGACCCGACGGTGTACTTCTGCAATCCATCGGCGACGGACACGACCATGGCGCCGCTGGGGCGCACGGGATTGTTCGTCATGGTGAACGCGCCGGCGCTTCCCGTGGGGCAGGTGGAGGCGGAGCGTGCTGCTCGGGCGTGGGAGTCGGGGGCGGAGCGCGCGAAGGCGCAGATGTTCGAGAAGCTGTTTCAGCACTACCCGGAGCTGCGCGGGCGGACGCGGGTCATCGGCCAGCGCACGCCGGTGGACCTGGCGGCGCAGGGGGCTCCTGGGGGCTCCATCTATGGGTTCCTGCCGCACGGGAAGTTCGGTCCGTTCCGCCGGCCGCGCATCCGTGGCGGCACGCCGGGCCTGTTCTTCGCGGGTGGAGGCACGCACCCGGGCGGAGGCGTGCCGCTGGTGATGCTGTCCGGCCGCTTCGCGGCGGAGCTCGCTTTGGAGCACCTGCGGGGGGACGCATGA
- a CDS encoding lycopene cyclase domain-containing protein, whose product MMETQWAYLIHLLAWTLPLIFFQLIALVRHYRERSGAVLRAVLPPALVIGIYLSVADHLAISTGIWNFGEGRHLGVYLGLVPLEEVLFFLLTSILVSLGLALFTALVSRAREARAS is encoded by the coding sequence ATGATGGAGACGCAGTGGGCCTACCTCATCCACCTGCTCGCGTGGACGCTGCCGCTCATCTTCTTCCAGCTCATCGCGTTGGTGCGCCACTACAGGGAACGCTCGGGCGCGGTGCTCAGGGCGGTGCTGCCCCCAGCGCTCGTCATCGGCATCTATCTCTCCGTGGCGGACCACCTGGCCATCTCCACCGGCATCTGGAACTTCGGCGAGGGACGTCACCTGGGCGTGTACCTGGGCCTCGTGCCCCTGGAGGAGGTGCTCTTCTTCCTGCTCACCAGCATCCTCGTGTCGCTGGGGCTGGCCCTGTTCACCGCGCTGGTGTCCAGGGCCCGGGAGGCACGGGCGTCGTGA
- a CDS encoding glycosyltransferase — MSALVIISLAWTVMAMGFSGVALARLLRVRRSGSTEGTRVPVLLLRPVDAPTPRELENLATPIDYAGPLEQVVVSPYRPRLAPGVRWLPSDPLTPNRKVGHLLYALEVLQTQGRVVLAVDADVAVTGALVEGLAAPIASGSALSTAAPTPVDPADSASRAMAGLLRYTHHSFRALDVMSAGAKAVCGKALGLSPVATEALKELADHIGEDLELSKRLHARGLDVALSPSPAVVPLGTVSSWSTPLARFTRWMQVLASHRPALFPTVPLLFTPTLPLVLLAVVLGAPVLAGAVGVLVVVRTLLALRLAVLSAPAGTADTGLPYALTDWLLGEGLLLAAFLCSLWQQGTVTWRGRTYALQPGGRMVRVWPELSGGPG, encoded by the coding sequence ATGAGCGCGCTCGTCATCATCTCCCTGGCCTGGACTGTCATGGCCATGGGCTTCAGCGGTGTGGCGCTCGCGCGACTGCTGCGCGTGCGGCGCTCTGGCTCCACGGAGGGCACGCGCGTCCCCGTGCTGTTGCTGCGCCCCGTGGATGCGCCCACGCCGCGCGAGCTGGAGAACCTCGCGACGCCCATCGACTACGCGGGGCCGCTGGAGCAGGTCGTGGTGTCGCCGTACCGCCCGCGCCTCGCCCCGGGCGTGCGCTGGCTTCCGAGCGATCCGCTCACTCCCAACCGCAAGGTGGGCCATCTGCTCTACGCGCTGGAAGTGCTCCAGACACAGGGCCGAGTGGTGCTCGCGGTGGACGCGGACGTCGCGGTGACGGGCGCGCTGGTGGAAGGGCTCGCGGCTCCCATCGCCTCGGGCTCCGCGCTGAGCACCGCGGCGCCGACTCCCGTGGACCCGGCGGACAGTGCCAGCCGTGCCATGGCCGGACTGCTGCGCTACACGCATCACAGCTTCCGCGCGCTCGACGTGATGAGTGCCGGTGCGAAGGCCGTGTGTGGCAAGGCGCTGGGCTTGTCGCCCGTGGCCACGGAGGCACTGAAGGAGCTCGCGGACCACATCGGCGAGGACCTCGAGTTGTCGAAGCGGCTCCACGCGCGAGGCCTGGACGTGGCGCTGAGCCCGTCTCCCGCCGTGGTGCCGCTCGGCACGGTGTCCTCCTGGAGCACTCCGCTCGCACGCTTCACGCGGTGGATGCAGGTGCTCGCGAGCCACCGACCCGCGTTGTTCCCCACCGTGCCGTTGCTCTTCACGCCCACGCTGCCACTGGTGCTGCTGGCCGTCGTGCTCGGCGCTCCCGTGCTCGCGGGTGCGGTGGGGGTGCTCGTCGTCGTTCGCACGCTGCTCGCGCTTCGCCTGGCGGTGCTGAGCGCTCCGGCGGGCACCGCCGACACGGGCTTGCCGTACGCACTGACGGACTGGCTGCTCGGAGAGGGACTGCTGCTCGCGGCCTTCCTGTGCTCGCTGTGGCAGCAGGGCACGGTGACATGGCGGGGCCGCACCTATGCGCTTCAGCCCGGGGGCCGCATGGTCCGCGTGTGGCCCGAGCTGAGCGGAGGACCGGGATGA
- a CDS encoding MerR family transcriptional regulator: MTLRIRTIARLTGIREATLRAWERRYGFPRPHRSESNNYRVYSRDEVEDIRRVARLIQQEGLSVSEAIAQVRTTPLQALPRPERLNERFWSAVMLLDGEEVTRVLDEAQAAMDMVAYCDSFLMPLLREMGVRLDIAREHMASAFIRHRLRRVMDAVETVADGPRALLACPARDHHEGGLLALGLHLKRRGWRVTLLGADTPPEALHGACSQVRPDIVALSFVRRREPDEFLEVLGDAMRACAPFPIVVGGPGAREHLKALFTLGAQYAESSEELIAIWNQVRNAQNRP, from the coding sequence ATGACGTTGCGCATCCGCACCATCGCCCGGTTGACGGGCATCCGCGAGGCCACGCTGCGCGCGTGGGAGCGGCGCTACGGCTTCCCGCGCCCGCACCGCAGCGAGAGCAACAACTACCGCGTCTACTCGCGCGACGAGGTGGAGGACATCCGCCGCGTCGCGCGCCTCATCCAGCAGGAAGGCCTGTCGGTGAGCGAGGCCATCGCGCAGGTGCGCACCACGCCGCTCCAGGCGCTGCCTCGGCCCGAGCGCCTCAACGAGCGCTTCTGGTCCGCCGTCATGCTCCTGGACGGTGAGGAGGTGACGCGCGTACTCGACGAAGCGCAGGCCGCCATGGACATGGTGGCCTACTGCGACTCCTTCCTCATGCCCCTGCTGCGGGAGATGGGCGTGCGGCTGGACATCGCGCGCGAGCACATGGCGTCCGCCTTCATCCGCCACCGGCTGCGGCGGGTGATGGACGCGGTGGAGACGGTCGCGGACGGGCCGCGTGCGCTGCTCGCGTGCCCGGCGAGGGACCACCACGAGGGCGGGCTCCTGGCGCTGGGGCTGCACCTCAAGCGCAGGGGCTGGCGGGTGACGCTGCTGGGCGCGGACACGCCGCCCGAGGCGCTGCACGGGGCCTGCTCGCAGGTGCGGCCGGACATCGTGGCGCTGTCCTTCGTGCGGCGCCGCGAGCCGGACGAGTTCCTGGAGGTGCTGGGGGATGCGATGCGGGCCTGCGCTCCCTTTCCCATCGTGGTAGGAGGGCCGGGCGCACGCGAGCACCTGAAGGCGCTCTTCACGCTGGGCGCGCAGTATGCGGAGTCCTCGGAAGAGCTCATCGCCATCTGGAACCAGGTGCGCAACGCCCAGAATCGTCCCTGA
- a CDS encoding APC family permease, which translates to MPPTATATTSRERPVGPLQLLALGVNGIVGVGIFFAPAEVAAQAPGASAILAFALTGLALVPVAFAFAVLGRRFDADGGPVLFARTAFGERTSFLVGWVAYVSAFLSTSAVVAGLSQALAPSLGLAGPWGQRALASVLATVLAGVVASGIRVSARAWTALTVLKLLPLAALLVAFAVLSGPAPVQVVASGTTDTAWLRAGLTVMFAYQGFEIVPVIAGQVRSSSRSVPLATVGSLLVAVLLYVGLVWACVAALPALASSPAPLAASAGVWGGATLEKWVAAGTSISALGICLGMMVTTPRYLSALASGERTLLGLDGMSPAGVPMRALAVTWALVVLFVNLGNLSELFALSSIAVLMQYGVTAAALAALAFRKERGLTPLHAVLAVPTLALGLTLVAYGATRNEAATTALTVMAGLVLLRLAKPRASAGAADT; encoded by the coding sequence GTGCCCCCCACCGCCACCGCCACCACCTCGCGAGAACGTCCCGTCGGCCCGCTCCAGCTCCTCGCGCTCGGGGTCAACGGCATCGTCGGCGTGGGCATCTTCTTCGCCCCGGCCGAGGTCGCCGCGCAGGCCCCCGGCGCCTCCGCCATCCTCGCCTTCGCCCTCACGGGGCTGGCGCTGGTGCCGGTGGCCTTCGCCTTCGCGGTGCTGGGCCGCCGCTTCGACGCGGACGGCGGGCCGGTGCTCTTCGCGAGGACGGCCTTCGGCGAGCGCACCTCCTTCCTCGTCGGCTGGGTGGCCTATGTCAGCGCCTTCCTCAGCACCTCCGCGGTGGTGGCCGGCCTGTCGCAGGCGCTGGCGCCCTCGCTGGGGCTCGCGGGGCCATGGGGCCAGCGCGCGCTGGCCTCCGTCCTCGCCACGGTGCTCGCGGGCGTGGTGGCCTCGGGCATCCGCGTCTCCGCGCGCGCGTGGACGGCGCTCACGGTGCTGAAGCTGTTGCCGCTCGCCGCGCTGCTCGTCGCCTTCGCCGTGCTGTCCGGCCCCGCTCCCGTGCAGGTGGTGGCCTCGGGCACCACGGACACCGCGTGGCTGCGCGCGGGGCTCACGGTGATGTTCGCGTACCAGGGCTTCGAAATCGTCCCGGTGATTGCCGGGCAGGTGCGCTCCTCCTCGCGCAGCGTGCCCCTGGCCACGGTGGGCTCGCTGCTGGTGGCGGTGCTCCTCTACGTGGGGCTCGTCTGGGCGTGCGTCGCGGCGCTGCCGGCGCTGGCCTCGTCACCGGCGCCGCTGGCCGCGTCGGCGGGCGTGTGGGGCGGGGCGACGCTGGAGAAGTGGGTGGCGGCGGGCACCAGCATCTCCGCGCTCGGCATCTGCCTGGGGATGATGGTGACGACGCCCCGCTACCTGTCCGCGCTGGCGTCGGGCGAGCGCACGCTGCTCGGCCTGGACGGCATGTCTCCGGCGGGCGTGCCCATGCGGGCGCTGGCCGTCACCTGGGCGCTGGTGGTGCTCTTCGTCAATCTGGGCAACCTGTCCGAGCTCTTCGCGCTCTCCAGCATCGCGGTGCTGATGCAGTACGGCGTCACCGCCGCCGCGCTGGCCGCGCTGGCCTTCCGAAAGGAGCGGGGCCTCACGCCGCTGCATGCCGTGCTGGCGGTGCCCACGCTGGCGCTGGGGCTGACGCTGGTGGCGTACGGGGCCACCAGAAACGAAGCCGCCACCACCGCGTTGACGGTGATGGCGGGCCTGGTGCTGCTGCGGCTCGCGAAGCCCCGAGCAAGTGCCGGGGCGGCGGACACCTGA
- a CDS encoding MerR family transcriptional regulator: MAERTYRIHIAAELSGVRVELIRAWERRYGVLSPQRTPAGYRVYTDRDVALLKRLKQLTDEGVAISEAAKLLPQLRAEVGAEAHAFTGSGHGTNLDAWLEAALAAAGAYDQARVSAVMDEVLAALPPLRAFDDVLAPLQREVGERWHAGRLTVAQEHLVTQVVRARLVGLLHASPNSGHKHAVLACFPDEEHELGLLGVALRLRHSGVRVTLLGQRMPAVDLGRAVAEMRPDFVGLSAVNDRGANVFGDMLSRVVEALPPKVPVWVGGPAAQAHPDVCSRLSVRLFSDEDDWLRLVE; the protein is encoded by the coding sequence ATGGCCGAGCGCACCTACCGAATCCACATCGCCGCCGAGCTCTCTGGAGTGCGCGTCGAGCTCATCCGCGCCTGGGAGCGCCGCTACGGTGTGCTCAGCCCCCAGCGCACGCCGGCCGGCTACCGCGTCTACACGGACCGGGACGTGGCGCTGCTCAAGCGGCTGAAGCAACTGACGGACGAGGGCGTGGCCATCAGCGAGGCGGCGAAGCTCCTTCCTCAGTTGCGCGCGGAAGTCGGCGCCGAGGCGCACGCCTTCACGGGCAGCGGCCACGGGACGAACCTGGACGCGTGGCTTGAGGCGGCGCTGGCCGCGGCCGGCGCGTATGACCAGGCGCGCGTGTCGGCGGTGATGGACGAGGTGCTCGCGGCGCTGCCTCCGTTGCGGGCCTTCGACGACGTGCTGGCCCCGCTGCAGCGTGAGGTGGGCGAGCGGTGGCACGCGGGCCGGCTCACGGTCGCGCAGGAGCACCTGGTGACGCAGGTGGTGCGGGCCCGGCTGGTGGGCCTGCTGCACGCGTCTCCGAACAGCGGGCACAAGCACGCGGTGCTGGCGTGCTTCCCCGACGAGGAGCACGAGCTGGGGCTGCTGGGCGTGGCGCTGCGGCTGCGACACTCGGGGGTGAGGGTGACGCTGCTGGGGCAGCGCATGCCGGCGGTGGACCTGGGGCGCGCGGTGGCGGAGATGCGGCCGGACTTCGTGGGCCTGTCGGCGGTGAACGACCGCGGCGCGAATGTCTTCGGAGACATGCTGTCTCGCGTGGTGGAGGCGCTGCCCCCGAAGGTGCCCGTCTGGGTGGGCGGCCCCGCCGCGCAGGCGCATCCGGACGTGTGCTCACGCCTGAGCGTGCGCCTGTTCTCCGATGAGGACGACTGGCTGAGGTTGGTGGAGTAG
- a CDS encoding lycopene cyclase domain-containing protein — MTYARFLGIFVVLPILFLVWRYRRTFSARSLAPMGLLLVVVYVATSPWDNVAVKWGLWGFDPERIWGIKLGYLPLEEYLFFGLQTLLVGLWARARLTRVLDKEPAPRGEVGSEGRELTAREAAP; from the coding sequence ATGACCTACGCGCGCTTCCTCGGCATCTTCGTGGTGCTGCCCATCCTCTTCCTCGTGTGGCGCTACCGGCGCACCTTCTCCGCCCGGAGTCTCGCGCCCATGGGACTGCTCCTCGTCGTCGTCTACGTGGCGACGTCGCCCTGGGACAACGTGGCGGTGAAGTGGGGCCTGTGGGGCTTCGACCCGGAGCGCATCTGGGGCATCAAGCTCGGCTACCTGCCGCTGGAGGAGTATCTCTTCTTCGGTCTCCAGACGCTGCTCGTGGGCCTGTGGGCCCGTGCTCGCCTGACGCGGGTGCTCGACAAGGAGCCCGCACCTCGCGGCGAGGTCGGCTCGGAAGGCCGCGAGCTCACGGCCCGGGAGGCGGCGCCATGA
- a CDS encoding phytoene desaturase family protein: MTSARTQGRRVVVVGAGVGGLAAAARLAHQGFDVQLFEKTDGPGGRCNQLRVDGFTWDIGPTIVLMPEVFEETFRAVGRRIEDYLTLLRCDPNYRVHFRDGSDVTFTSELCAMGRELERVEPGSYERYLAFLAQGRVQYRTSLDHLVGRNYDGITDYFSPKVLARIFKVRAHRRMYSDVSRYFQDERLRAAMTFQTMYLGVSPFASPAVYGLLPFTELGVGIWFPKGGLYAIPRALERLALEEGVRIHYGTPVEQILTESGRTTGVRVAGGEVVEADAVLCNADLPYAYEKLLDPQATTLKRKEKLRYTSSGYMLYLGLRRKYPELLHHNVVFGRDYKGSFDDIFERFRVPEDPSFYVNAPTRTDASLAPEGKDALYVLVPVPHQHPGVDWKEEGPKVRAKVFARMAELGFPRLESDIEVERIFTPDDWASTFNLARGSAFGLAQNFTQIGPFRPRNQDAKVKNLFFVGASTQPGTGLPTVLISARLVTERLLTWARDAGVSLTPRERAPRSLEVAA, from the coding sequence ATGACGAGCGCACGGACACAGGGCAGGCGGGTGGTGGTGGTGGGCGCGGGCGTCGGAGGCCTCGCGGCCGCGGCGCGGCTGGCGCACCAGGGCTTCGACGTCCAACTCTTCGAGAAGACGGACGGGCCCGGCGGACGGTGCAACCAGCTTCGCGTGGACGGCTTCACGTGGGACATCGGCCCCACCATCGTGTTGATGCCGGAGGTGTTCGAGGAGACCTTCCGCGCGGTGGGCCGTCGAATCGAGGACTACCTGACGCTGCTGCGGTGCGATCCGAACTACCGCGTGCACTTCAGGGACGGCTCCGACGTCACCTTCACCTCCGAGCTGTGCGCCATGGGACGCGAGCTGGAGCGCGTGGAGCCCGGCAGCTACGAGCGCTACCTCGCCTTCCTGGCCCAGGGGCGTGTCCAGTACCGCACCTCGTTGGACCATCTCGTGGGCCGCAACTACGACGGCATCACCGACTACTTCTCGCCGAAGGTGTTGGCGCGAATCTTCAAGGTCCGCGCGCACCGGCGCATGTACTCGGACGTCAGCCGCTACTTCCAGGACGAGCGCCTGCGCGCGGCGATGACGTTCCAGACGATGTACCTGGGCGTGTCGCCCTTCGCATCGCCCGCCGTCTATGGCCTGCTGCCCTTCACCGAGCTGGGCGTGGGCATCTGGTTTCCGAAGGGCGGCCTGTATGCCATTCCCCGCGCGCTGGAGCGGCTGGCGCTCGAGGAGGGCGTCCGCATCCACTACGGCACGCCGGTGGAGCAAATCCTCACCGAGAGCGGCCGCACCACGGGCGTGCGCGTGGCCGGCGGCGAGGTGGTGGAGGCGGACGCGGTGCTGTGCAACGCGGACCTGCCCTACGCGTACGAGAAGCTGCTGGACCCGCAAGCCACGACGCTCAAGCGCAAGGAGAAGCTGCGCTACACGTCCAGCGGCTACATGCTCTACCTGGGCCTGCGGAGGAAGTACCCGGAGCTCTTGCACCACAACGTGGTGTTCGGCCGGGACTACAAGGGCTCCTTCGACGACATCTTCGAGCGCTTCCGCGTGCCGGAGGACCCGAGCTTCTACGTGAATGCGCCCACGCGCACGGACGCGTCGCTGGCACCGGAGGGCAAGGACGCGCTCTACGTGCTGGTTCCGGTGCCGCACCAGCACCCGGGGGTGGACTGGAAGGAGGAGGGCCCGAAGGTGCGCGCGAAGGTGTTCGCGCGGATGGCGGAGCTGGGCTTCCCCCGGCTGGAGTCGGACATCGAGGTGGAGCGCATCTTCACGCCGGACGACTGGGCGTCCACCTTCAACCTCGCGCGAGGCAGTGCCTTCGGGCTGGCGCAGAACTTCACGCAGATTGGCCCGTTCCGCCCGCGCAACCAGGACGCGAAGGTGAAGAACCTCTTCTTCGTCGGCGCCTCCACGCAGCCGGGCACGGGGCTGCCCACGGTGCTCATCTCCGCGCGCCTCGTCACCGAGCGGTTGCTCACGTGGGCCCGTGACGCGGGCGTGTCGCTGACTCCGCGTGAGCGCGCGCCCCGCTCGCTGGAGGTGGCCGCGTGA
- a CDS encoding carotenoid 1,2-hydratase has protein sequence MRPLGELPALPDEAGAYRWFYADVTAGPFSAVCIFMLGSLFSPRYSVAARRGGRPMEHSAVNFALYHEGVRRLWVLSEYPRAEVVSPRQLRIGRSTLTYSDAGTVRMDVEDWTAPWGRPVRASLTLEPMTPVGEVVRLMPELPHYWQALAPRSKARLEVPSLGVEAGGLGYHDTNHGDELLGARLSGWHWARTHREDATVVDYHLPEGVPPLRVTAGAHGVRCERGSVQEPPCTSMTGWGLRVPTRLHAGNEVVGEARLLESSPFYARLEARKGPCDSMGEVADFRRFHSPFIRWMAHFRTRMGRAA, from the coding sequence ATGAGGCCGCTGGGAGAACTTCCCGCGCTGCCCGATGAAGCGGGCGCGTATCGCTGGTTCTACGCGGACGTCACCGCAGGGCCGTTCAGCGCGGTGTGCATCTTCATGCTGGGCTCGCTGTTCTCGCCTCGCTACTCGGTGGCTGCGCGACGCGGCGGCCGGCCGATGGAGCACAGCGCGGTGAACTTCGCGCTGTACCACGAGGGCGTTCGCCGGCTCTGGGTGCTGAGCGAGTACCCGAGGGCAGAGGTGGTGTCTCCGAGGCAGCTCCGCATTGGCCGGTCCACGCTGACTTACTCGGATGCCGGCACGGTGCGCATGGACGTGGAGGACTGGACGGCACCATGGGGCCGGCCCGTGCGCGCGAGCCTCACGCTGGAGCCGATGACGCCGGTGGGCGAGGTGGTGCGGTTGATGCCGGAATTGCCGCACTACTGGCAGGCGCTGGCACCGCGCTCGAAGGCCCGGCTGGAGGTGCCATCGCTGGGCGTGGAGGCGGGCGGGCTCGGTTACCACGACACGAACCACGGCGATGAGTTGCTGGGCGCACGCCTCTCCGGTTGGCACTGGGCGCGCACGCATCGCGAGGACGCGACGGTGGTGGACTACCATTTGCCGGAGGGTGTGCCTCCCCTGCGCGTGACGGCCGGAGCGCATGGCGTGCGCTGCGAGCGGGGCTCGGTGCAGGAGCCGCCCTGCACGAGCATGACGGGGTGGGGCCTTCGGGTGCCGACGCGCCTGCACGCGGGCAACGAGGTGGTGGGCGAGGCCCGGCTGCTGGAGTCGTCTCCCTTCTATGCGCGGCTGGAGGCGCGCAAGGGCCCATGCGATTCCATGGGCGAGGTGGCGGACTTCCGCCGCTTCCACTCGCCCTTCATCCGCTGGATGGCGCACTTCCGCACGCGCATGGGACGGGCGGCATGA